The nucleotide window GCTGTCGTCGGGTTCGACGCTCACGACCGGCGAATGCATCAGATCCTCCGCTCGAAGAATACTGCCTTCGACGGCGTCGAGTGCCTCGACGATCCGTCGGAGCGTCGACAGCCGCGGATCGACGTCGCCGCCCTCGATCCGGGCGATCAGTGGCTGGGAGACGTCCGCCCGGTCGGCCAACTCGCTTTGGGTCAGTTCGAGGTCCGTCCGGCGCTCGCGCAAGTCGTCGGGCGTCGGCAGGTTCATGCGCGAGGATAACTACGGGTTATACATAAAGCCACCGGCACGCGGGCGCTGCGGTTCGAATCGAGCGACTGCATTCAAATCGTTTATACTCGGCGGGTGGCAATCCCGGCCCATGCCGAGACAGCAGACTCAAGTCCGTGAACTCGACGAGGGAAGTTACGTCAACGTCGACGACACTCCCTGCAAGATCACGTCCTACAGCACGGCGAAGCCGGGCAAACACGGCAGTGCGAAAGCCCGCATCGACGCGAAAGGCGTCTTCGACGGGCAAAAGCGCAGTCTCTCTCAGCCCGTCGACGCGAAGGTCTGGGTCCCGATCATCGAACGCAAACAGGGCCAGGTCGTCAACGTCGAGAACGACGAGGTCCAGATCATGGACCTCGACACCTACGACACGTTCGTCATGCGCGACCCCGAGGACGTGGACCTCGAACCCGACGACCAGATCGAGTTCCTCGACTACGAGGGCCAGCGCAAGATCGTGTGATGGAGTTTCCGGGAGCGACGACGGCGCGTGACGACGCTCGCTACCTGGTGGTGGGCGCGCCGCTGGATCGCTCCGCGAGCGGTCGTCCCGGGGCCCGCTACGGGCCCGAGGCGGTTCGCGCGGCGGGCCGGCATTTCGAGGATTACGACCGAGACAGCGATCGGACCTTCTCGGACTGTGGCGTCGCGGACCACGGATCGGTCGGGTCGCCCGGTTCGATCGGTGACCGCGGCGAGTACGGCGCGTACCTGGAGAGTGTGATCGGGGAGGCCGTTCGTGACGGCCTCGTCCCGTGTGTGATCGGTGGCGAACACTCGGTCAGCCCGCCGGTCGTGCGCGCGGTCGATCCGAGCGTCGTCGTCGTGTTCGACGCCCATCTGGATCTGCGGGAGTCGTACGCCGGCGATCCGTACAGCCACGCGACCGCGACCCGGCGGATGCTCCAGGTGGCCGATCGGGCCGTCGTGCTCGGGGCCCGA belongs to Halococcoides cellulosivorans and includes:
- a CDS encoding translation initiation factor IF-5A, with product MPRQQTQVRELDEGSYVNVDDTPCKITSYSTAKPGKHGSAKARIDAKGVFDGQKRSLSQPVDAKVWVPIIERKQGQVVNVENDEVQIMDLDTYDTFVMRDPEDVDLEPDDQIEFLDYEGQRKIV
- the speB gene encoding agmatinase; its protein translation is MEFPGATTARDDARYLVVGAPLDRSASGRPGARYGPEAVRAAGRHFEDYDRDSDRTFSDCGVADHGSVGSPGSIGDRGEYGAYLESVIGEAVRDGLVPCVIGGEHSVSPPVVRAVDPSVVVVFDAHLDLRESYAGDPYSHATATRRMLQVADRAVVLGARAGAASEYDRAASDDVTLVAPEAVPDWTPDLAGERVYVSLDIDVADPSVAPATGTPEPFGLRPRVLRDAIRRVAPHAAGVDVVEVTDRDQGQTATLAAKLLRTFVYAHADATAD